In the genome of Methanocaldococcus sp., one region contains:
- the vhuD gene encoding F420-non-reducing hydrogenase iron-sulfur subunit VhuD, producing MSDPIIIAFCCYQUGYGAADLAGTSKMQYPATVRIVRLPCTGKFDITYALRAFQKGADAVMVAGCKKGECVYETGNFKAEERVRFAKKLLDELGIGGERIEMFFMSAAEADKFVAAANEMTERVKKLGPNPLKAQ from the coding sequence ATGAGTGATCCAATAATAATTGCATTCTGTTGCTATCAATGAGGATATGGGGCTGCAGACTTGGCAGGAACCAGTAAAATGCAATATCCTGCAACCGTAAGGATAGTTAGGCTCCCTTGCACAGGTAAGTTTGACATTACTTATGCATTAAGGGCCTTCCAAAAGGGAGCCGATGCCGTTATGGTTGCAGGATGTAAAAAAGGAGAATGTGTTTATGAAACAGGAAATTTTAAGGCCGAAGAGAGGGTTAGGTTCGCTAAAAAATTATTAGATGAGTTAGGTATTGGTGGGGAGAGAATAGAAATGTTTTTCATGTCTGCTGCCGAGGCAGATAAATTCGTTGCCGCAGCTAATGAAATGACTGAAAGAGTTAAAAAGTTAGGACCTAACCCTCTCAAAGCTCAGTAA